In Maniola hyperantus chromosome 20, iAphHyp1.2, whole genome shotgun sequence, the following are encoded in one genomic region:
- the nompA gene encoding uncharacterized protein nompA isoform X4, producing MKPRGASVMHAFTALTMLTMANAQTTCNQGMGRVMYERLPNQQLHGFDDDVIRETAPPFRVLEKCQDLCLRDRSGNSLVRTCNSIDFQPGARIAAFSPEPEYEESTCYLTREQAAPEGIGTLMIVPNSVHFNEICLTSNRPERECPSRRYVFERHARKRLKLPPSDLKEIMVTNRTECEDKCLGEFSFVCRSATYDSALRTCSLSRFTRRTHPELLEDDHNADYLENTCLNAERRCDGLAVFIKEENKRLGGPFEADVFSNMTLDECQSMCVRAEKYFCRSIEHDAMTKQCVLSEEDSVSQKDDVTVSASPTHHFYDLVCLDNLSHRVTARGTEYPDNSVTSHLFSPGRRPDTAFQRYRNSRITGEFHSEITGRSLSECLDECLRQTSFQCRSAVYSDRARTCRLSRYNQKDGMRLLYDPDFDYYENLMRGSKGGDRDRDRDRDRDRDRDRYPPDVDRYPDDDRYYEDDRYPPRPDRYPDDRYPIGPEPYPDRYPGDRDRYPADRYPDDRYPPGVGPDRFPVDRYPPPIDQYPPGVDNRYPAYPGGRYPVGDRYPIDGGRLPYDPPNDIGGRYPTSDRYPVSRYPIDVYPDRYSPDRYPADRYPVPERRPIRPSWSSRYPDRYNQDRFSGSSDWGRYPYGQYPVGVNRDPVPLGGDRYPDMYDKYPPTGSSYPGYGRGGYYGQDYPAGDRFPAGDRYPDRGVRPGTDRYPVEPRPPFGSRRPVERPGGYRGSYPPPALDRPIGGYGGYEPDGPIPPVGIPVNSPVGGVLGGHIGGPIGGPIGGPIGGPIGGPIGGPIGGRPPIAPRPWQGSRCEEESFRQVGRQRMQRRFVRRFTTAQSLAHCQRECIEARDFICRSFNYRDAGYGAEPRDNCELSDRDTRELDAANPAHFDNTANEYDFYERALGRSADDCLDVSQVCNEDGMEFTLRLPEGFYGRMYTYGFYDRCFFRGNGGVSNVLRITGAHGYPECGTQRYGDTMTNIVVVQFSDNVQTSRDKRFNLTCLFRGPAEAVVTSNYIGAGSGSPIPIEYLPEESSLNSKVRLLILYQGRPTTTIAVGDPLTFRLEAQDGYNYATDIFATNVIARDPYSGRSVQLIDRVGCPVDPDVFPELDKGRSGDSLEARFNAFKIPESNFLVFEATVRTCREGCQPAYCPSHTGRSEPSFGRRRRDVNSTIEAEKNNTTETVKPDEDATNKTDNKSEASVYKISYEEATVDKYLKDEVETPSHVRKMIEVFDNRNEMIEENGPADSAPVVAAVGVCVSPYHYRAVLVALCVLLSLLLAMLTAALYIYKRYWRVLRKNIEVTSAPMHRAAAPAPRPTRPSLFAASHLHKPFSLSGLGRNFSEIGEEAGSSGRLANAFDDGSEPIYTDPSLFERSRSLRSLHSLDLKPDRREHHA from the exons ATGAAGCCCCGAGGGGCGAGCGTCATGCACGCCTTTACTGCCCTGACTATGCTCACTATGGCTAACG CCCAAACTACATGCAACCAAGGAATGGGACGGGTAATGTACGAAAGATTACCAAATCAGCAGCTGCATGGATTTGATGACGATGTA ATACGAGAAACAGCACCCCCGTTTCGGGTATTAGAAAAATGTCAGGACCTATGTCTCAGGGATCGATCCGGTAACAGTCTGGTCAGGACTTGTAACTCAATAGACTTCCAGCCTGGAGCACGCATTGCAGCTTTTAGCCCTGAACCGGAGTATGAGGAATCGACGTGCTATTTGACGAGAGAACAGGCAGCTCCGGAGGGCATTGGCACGCTCATGATCGTGCCCAACAGCGTgcatttcaatgaaatttgtcTGACGT CCAATCGTCCAGAACGAGAGTGCCCATCCCGTCGCTATGTGTTCGAACGTCATGCTCGAAAGCGCTTGAAGCTTCCACCGTCAGATCTCAAGGAAATTATGGTTACCAATAGAACTGAGTGTGAGGATAAATGTTTAGGCGAATTCAGCTTTGTATGCCGATCGGCGACTTACGATTCCGCCTTACGAACATGTTCTCTAAGCAGATTTACTAGAAGAACGCACCCTGAACTCTTAGAAGATGACCACAATGCTGATTATTTGGAAAATACTTGTTTGAATG CTGAACGCCGATGTGACGGCTTAGCGGTATTCATAAAAGAGGAGAATAAAAGACTTGGAGGTCCATTTGAAGCTGATGTCTTCTCGAATATGACTCTGGATGAGTGCCAATCTATGTGTGTTCGCGCTGAAAA ATATTTCTGTCGCTCCATCGAGCACGACGCAATGACGAAGCAATGCGTCCTCTCGGAAGAAGATTCTGTTTCTCAGAAAGACGACGTGACTGTCAGCGCATCACCCACACACCACTTTTACGATCTCGTTTGTTTAGATAATC TCTCTCATCGGGTGACAGCTCGAGGGACCGAGTACCCGGACAACAGTGTGACGTCGCACCTGTTCTCGCCCGGGAGAAGACCGGACACCGCCTTCCAGAGGTACCGGAACAGCCGGATCACCGGCGAGTTCCATTCCGAAATAACCGGACGATCGCTCAGCGAGTGTTTGGACGAGTGTCTGAGGCAAACGAGTTTCCAGTGCAG GTCCGCCGTGTACAGCGATCGCGCAAGGACTTGCAGACTCAGCAGATATAACCAAAAGGATGGCATGCGACTGTTGTATGATCCAGACTTCGATTACTACGAAAATCTAATGC GTGGTAGTAAAGGCGGAGATCGAGATCGGGATCGGGATCGGGATCGGGATAGGGACCGGGACAGGTATCCACCCGACGTGGATCGTTATCCGGATGACGACCGGTACTACGAAGACGATCGTTACCCGCCACGGCCCGACCGGTACCCAGATGACCGGTATCCGATCGGTCCTGAACCTTACCCTGATAGATATCCGGGTGATCGCGACCGGTATCCAGCAGACAGATACCCGGATGATAGATACCCTCCTGGCGTTGGACCGGATAGATTCCCAGTAGACCGCTACCCTCCACCGATCGACCAGTATCCGCCAGGCGTCGACAACAGATACCCAGCGTACCCTGGTGGCAGATACCCAGTAGGAGACCGATACCCAATTGACGGAGGACGGCTTCCTTATGATCCACCGAATGATATTGGTGGTAGATACCCAACCTCAGATCGATATCCTGTCAGTAGATATCCTATCGACGTTTACCCTGACAGATATTCTCCAGACCGATACCCAGCAGACAGGTATCCGGTACCAGAGAGGAGGCCGATCAGACCATCATGGTCTAGCAGATATCCTGATAGGTACAATCAGGACCGTTTTTCTGGCTCTAGTGATTGGGGTCGGTACCCGTACGGTCAGTACCCTGTTGGCGTGAATCGGGACCCTGTACCTTTGGGCGGTGACCGTTATCCTGATATGTATGATAAATATCCGCCGACCGGATCATCATATCCTG GTTATGGACGAGGTGGTTACTATGGCCAGGACTACCCTGCCGGAGACAGATTCCCGGCTGGAGACCGATATCCTGATAGAGGAGTTCGTCCTGGAACAGACAG GTACCCTGTTGAGCCAAGGCCTCCATTTGGATCAAGAAGGCCTGTAGAAAGACCAGGTGGTTATCGTGGAAGCTATCCACCGCCAGCATTAGATAGACCTATAG GTGGTTACGGTGGTTACGAACCAGATGGACCAATACCCCCCGTTGGAATTCCAGTAAATTCTCCGGTTGGTGGTGTTTTAGGTGGTCATATTGGAGGGCCAATTGGGGGACCAATAGGTGGTCCTATTGGAGGACCGATTGGTGGACCAATTGGCGGCCCCATTGGTGGCAGACCTCCTATTGCTCCAAGGCCATGGCAAGGTTCTAGGTGTGAAGAAGAAAGCTTCAGACAAGTTGGCAGACAACGTATGCAACGGAGATTTGTACGTCGTTTCACAACAGCTCAATCTTTGGCACATTGCCAACGGGAGTGTATTGAAGCTCGCGATTTCATTTGTCGGTCATTCAACTACAG GGATGCAGGTTACGGAGCCGAACCACGTGACAATTGTGAACTTAGTGATCGCGATACTCGTGAATTAGATGCAGCCAATCCAGCACATTTTGATAATACGGCAAATGAATACGATTTTTACGAAAGAGCACTTGGACGAAGCGCTGATGATTGCTTAGATG TATCACAAGTATGTAACGAGGATGGAATGGAATTTACTCTCAGATTACCAGAAGGTTTCTATGGACGCATGTACACTTATGGCTTCTATGACAGATGTTTCTTCCGCGGCAATGGTGGTGTCTCTAACGTACTGAGAATTACCGGAGCTCATGGTTACCCTGAGTGTGGCACACAGCGG TACGGTGATACAATGACGAATATTGTAGTTGTGCAATTTAGTGACAATGTTCAGACGTCAAGAGATAAACGGTTCAATTTGACCTGTTTATTCAGAGGACCTGCTGAGGCTGTTGTTACATCGAATTACATTGGAGCTGG GTCTGGAAGTCCGATACCGATAGAGTATTTGCCAGAGGAAAGTTCATTGAACTCAAAGGTCAGACTGCTCATCCTGTATCAAGGCAGACCGACGACCACGATCGCCGTGGGAGATCCTTTGACATTTAGACTTGAAGCTCAAGATGGATATAATTATGCTACGGATATATTTGCAACGAATGTAATCGCCAGAGATCCTTATTCGGGTCGTTCGGTTCAACTTATAGATAGAGTCGG ATGCCCAGTGGATCCGGACGTTTTCCCAGAATTAGATAAAGGACGCAGCGGTGACTCGCTGGAAGCTAGATTCAACGCATTTAAGATTCCCGAGTCGAACTTTTTAGTATTTGAAGCTACCGTTAGGACGTGTAGAGAGGGATGCCAGCCG GCTTATTGCCCGAGCCACACCGGCCGATCTGAACCTTCCTTCGGTCGTCGACGAAGAGACGTCAACTCTACTATTGAAGCTGAAAAGAATAACACAACTGAAACTGTGAAACCAGATGAAGATGCAACGAACAAAACTGACAATAAGAGCGAAGCATCTGTGTACAAGATCTCGTACGAAGAGGCAACTGTTGATAAATATCTGAAGGATGAAGTTGAAACTCCGAGTCATGTTAGAAAGATGATTGAG GTGTTCGACAACCGTAACGAGATGATAGAAGAAAACGGGCCGGCGGACTCAGCACCTGTAGTGGCCGCGGTAGGCGTGTGCGTGTCCCCGTACCACTACCGCGCTGTACTCGTCGCTCTGTGCGTTCTTCTGTCCCTTCTGTTGGCTATGCTGACCGCTGCACTGTATATTTACAA ACGGTATTGGCGCGTGTTACGCAAGAACATCGAGGTGACGTCGGCGCCCATGCACCGAGcagctgcgcccgcgccgcgtcCTACGCGACCTTCTCTGTTCGCCGCCTCACATCTACATAAACCATTCTCATTAAG tgGACTGGGAAGAAACTTCTCCGAAATAGGCGAGGAAGCAGGCTCGTCAGGACGTTTGGCAAACGCATTCGACGATGGCAGTGAACCAATATACACAGACCCCTCACTTTTCGAACGGTCTAGGTCTCTCCGATCGCTGCATTCACTGGATTTGAAACCCGATCGTCGTGAACATCACGCATGA
- the nompA gene encoding uncharacterized protein nompA isoform X2 translates to MKPRGASVMHAFTALTMLTMANAQTTCNQGMGRVMYERLPNQQLHGFDDDVIRETAPPFRVLEKCQDLCLRDRSGNSLVRTCNSIDFQPGARIAAFSPEPEYEESTCYLTREQAAPEGIGTLMIVPNSVHFNEICLTSNRPERECPSRRYVFERHARKRLKLPPSDLKEIMVTNRTECEDKCLGEFSFVCRSATYDSALRTCSLSRFTRRTHPELLEDDHNADYLENTCLNAERRCDGLAVFIKEENKRLGGPFEADVFSNMTLDECQSMCVRAEKYFCRSIEHDAMTKQCVLSEEDSVSQKDDVTVSASPTHHFYDLVCLDNPRGTEYPDNSVTSHLFSPGRRPDTAFQRYRNSRITGEFHSEITGRSLSECLDECLRQTSFQCRSAVYSDRARTCRLSRYNQKDGMRLLYDPDFDYYENLMHQLVSGENEAGGSGGGSKSSWGSNSSGGSKGGDRDRDRDRDRDRDRDRYPPDVDRYPDDDRYYEDDRYPPRPDRYPDDRYPIGPEPYPDRYPGDRDRYPADRYPDDRYPPGVGPDRFPVDRYPPPIDQYPPGVDNRYPAYPGGRYPVGDRYPIDGGRLPYDPPNDIGGRYPTSDRYPVSRYPIDVYPDRYSPDRYPADRYPVPERRPIRPSWSSRYPDRYNQDRFSGSSDWGRYPYGQYPVGVNRDPVPLGGDRYPDMYDKYPPTGSSYPGYGRGGYYGQDYPAGDRFPAGDRYPDRGVRPGTDRYPVEPRPPFGSRRPVERPGGYRGSYPPPALDRPIGGYGGYEPDGPIPPVGIPVNSPVGGVLGGHIGGPIGGPIGGPIGGPIGGPIGGPIGGRPPIAPRPWQGSRCEEESFRQVGRQRMQRRFVRRFTTAQSLAHCQRECIEARDFICRSFNYRDAGYGAEPRDNCELSDRDTRELDAANPAHFDNTANEYDFYERALGRSADDCLDVSQVCNEDGMEFTLRLPEGFYGRMYTYGFYDRCFFRGNGGVSNVLRITGAHGYPECGTQRYGDTMTNIVVVQFSDNVQTSRDKRFNLTCLFRGPAEAVVTSNYIGAGSGSPIPIEYLPEESSLNSKVRLLILYQGRPTTTIAVGDPLTFRLEAQDGYNYATDIFATNVIARDPYSGRSVQLIDRVGCPVDPDVFPELDKGRSGDSLEARFNAFKIPESNFLVFEATVRTCREGCQPAYCPSHTGRSEPSFGRRRRDVNSTIEAEKNNTTETVKPDEDATNKTDNKSEASVYKISYEEATVDKYLKDEVETPSHVRKMIEVFDNRNEMIEENGPADSAPVVAAVGVCVSPYHYRAVLVALCVLLSLLLAMLTAALYIYKRYWRVLRKNIEVTSAPMHRAAAPAPRPTRPSLFAASHLHKPFSLSGLGRNFSEIGEEAGSSGRLANAFDDGSEPIYTDPSLFERSRSLRSLHSLDLKPDRREHHA, encoded by the exons ATGAAGCCCCGAGGGGCGAGCGTCATGCACGCCTTTACTGCCCTGACTATGCTCACTATGGCTAACG CCCAAACTACATGCAACCAAGGAATGGGACGGGTAATGTACGAAAGATTACCAAATCAGCAGCTGCATGGATTTGATGACGATGTA ATACGAGAAACAGCACCCCCGTTTCGGGTATTAGAAAAATGTCAGGACCTATGTCTCAGGGATCGATCCGGTAACAGTCTGGTCAGGACTTGTAACTCAATAGACTTCCAGCCTGGAGCACGCATTGCAGCTTTTAGCCCTGAACCGGAGTATGAGGAATCGACGTGCTATTTGACGAGAGAACAGGCAGCTCCGGAGGGCATTGGCACGCTCATGATCGTGCCCAACAGCGTgcatttcaatgaaatttgtcTGACGT CCAATCGTCCAGAACGAGAGTGCCCATCCCGTCGCTATGTGTTCGAACGTCATGCTCGAAAGCGCTTGAAGCTTCCACCGTCAGATCTCAAGGAAATTATGGTTACCAATAGAACTGAGTGTGAGGATAAATGTTTAGGCGAATTCAGCTTTGTATGCCGATCGGCGACTTACGATTCCGCCTTACGAACATGTTCTCTAAGCAGATTTACTAGAAGAACGCACCCTGAACTCTTAGAAGATGACCACAATGCTGATTATTTGGAAAATACTTGTTTGAATG CTGAACGCCGATGTGACGGCTTAGCGGTATTCATAAAAGAGGAGAATAAAAGACTTGGAGGTCCATTTGAAGCTGATGTCTTCTCGAATATGACTCTGGATGAGTGCCAATCTATGTGTGTTCGCGCTGAAAA ATATTTCTGTCGCTCCATCGAGCACGACGCAATGACGAAGCAATGCGTCCTCTCGGAAGAAGATTCTGTTTCTCAGAAAGACGACGTGACTGTCAGCGCATCACCCACACACCACTTTTACGATCTCGTTTGTTTAGATAATC CTCGAGGGACCGAGTACCCGGACAACAGTGTGACGTCGCACCTGTTCTCGCCCGGGAGAAGACCGGACACCGCCTTCCAGAGGTACCGGAACAGCCGGATCACCGGCGAGTTCCATTCCGAAATAACCGGACGATCGCTCAGCGAGTGTTTGGACGAGTGTCTGAGGCAAACGAGTTTCCAGTGCAG GTCCGCCGTGTACAGCGATCGCGCAAGGACTTGCAGACTCAGCAGATATAACCAAAAGGATGGCATGCGACTGTTGTATGATCCAGACTTCGATTACTACGAAAATCTAATGC ATCAGCTAGTAAGTGGAGAAAACGAGGCTGGGGGATCAGGAGGAGGATCGAAATCGTCTTGGGGGTCTAATTCATCAG GTGGTAGTAAAGGCGGAGATCGAGATCGGGATCGGGATCGGGATCGGGATAGGGACCGGGACAGGTATCCACCCGACGTGGATCGTTATCCGGATGACGACCGGTACTACGAAGACGATCGTTACCCGCCACGGCCCGACCGGTACCCAGATGACCGGTATCCGATCGGTCCTGAACCTTACCCTGATAGATATCCGGGTGATCGCGACCGGTATCCAGCAGACAGATACCCGGATGATAGATACCCTCCTGGCGTTGGACCGGATAGATTCCCAGTAGACCGCTACCCTCCACCGATCGACCAGTATCCGCCAGGCGTCGACAACAGATACCCAGCGTACCCTGGTGGCAGATACCCAGTAGGAGACCGATACCCAATTGACGGAGGACGGCTTCCTTATGATCCACCGAATGATATTGGTGGTAGATACCCAACCTCAGATCGATATCCTGTCAGTAGATATCCTATCGACGTTTACCCTGACAGATATTCTCCAGACCGATACCCAGCAGACAGGTATCCGGTACCAGAGAGGAGGCCGATCAGACCATCATGGTCTAGCAGATATCCTGATAGGTACAATCAGGACCGTTTTTCTGGCTCTAGTGATTGGGGTCGGTACCCGTACGGTCAGTACCCTGTTGGCGTGAATCGGGACCCTGTACCTTTGGGCGGTGACCGTTATCCTGATATGTATGATAAATATCCGCCGACCGGATCATCATATCCTG GTTATGGACGAGGTGGTTACTATGGCCAGGACTACCCTGCCGGAGACAGATTCCCGGCTGGAGACCGATATCCTGATAGAGGAGTTCGTCCTGGAACAGACAG GTACCCTGTTGAGCCAAGGCCTCCATTTGGATCAAGAAGGCCTGTAGAAAGACCAGGTGGTTATCGTGGAAGCTATCCACCGCCAGCATTAGATAGACCTATAG GTGGTTACGGTGGTTACGAACCAGATGGACCAATACCCCCCGTTGGAATTCCAGTAAATTCTCCGGTTGGTGGTGTTTTAGGTGGTCATATTGGAGGGCCAATTGGGGGACCAATAGGTGGTCCTATTGGAGGACCGATTGGTGGACCAATTGGCGGCCCCATTGGTGGCAGACCTCCTATTGCTCCAAGGCCATGGCAAGGTTCTAGGTGTGAAGAAGAAAGCTTCAGACAAGTTGGCAGACAACGTATGCAACGGAGATTTGTACGTCGTTTCACAACAGCTCAATCTTTGGCACATTGCCAACGGGAGTGTATTGAAGCTCGCGATTTCATTTGTCGGTCATTCAACTACAG GGATGCAGGTTACGGAGCCGAACCACGTGACAATTGTGAACTTAGTGATCGCGATACTCGTGAATTAGATGCAGCCAATCCAGCACATTTTGATAATACGGCAAATGAATACGATTTTTACGAAAGAGCACTTGGACGAAGCGCTGATGATTGCTTAGATG TATCACAAGTATGTAACGAGGATGGAATGGAATTTACTCTCAGATTACCAGAAGGTTTCTATGGACGCATGTACACTTATGGCTTCTATGACAGATGTTTCTTCCGCGGCAATGGTGGTGTCTCTAACGTACTGAGAATTACCGGAGCTCATGGTTACCCTGAGTGTGGCACACAGCGG TACGGTGATACAATGACGAATATTGTAGTTGTGCAATTTAGTGACAATGTTCAGACGTCAAGAGATAAACGGTTCAATTTGACCTGTTTATTCAGAGGACCTGCTGAGGCTGTTGTTACATCGAATTACATTGGAGCTGG GTCTGGAAGTCCGATACCGATAGAGTATTTGCCAGAGGAAAGTTCATTGAACTCAAAGGTCAGACTGCTCATCCTGTATCAAGGCAGACCGACGACCACGATCGCCGTGGGAGATCCTTTGACATTTAGACTTGAAGCTCAAGATGGATATAATTATGCTACGGATATATTTGCAACGAATGTAATCGCCAGAGATCCTTATTCGGGTCGTTCGGTTCAACTTATAGATAGAGTCGG ATGCCCAGTGGATCCGGACGTTTTCCCAGAATTAGATAAAGGACGCAGCGGTGACTCGCTGGAAGCTAGATTCAACGCATTTAAGATTCCCGAGTCGAACTTTTTAGTATTTGAAGCTACCGTTAGGACGTGTAGAGAGGGATGCCAGCCG GCTTATTGCCCGAGCCACACCGGCCGATCTGAACCTTCCTTCGGTCGTCGACGAAGAGACGTCAACTCTACTATTGAAGCTGAAAAGAATAACACAACTGAAACTGTGAAACCAGATGAAGATGCAACGAACAAAACTGACAATAAGAGCGAAGCATCTGTGTACAAGATCTCGTACGAAGAGGCAACTGTTGATAAATATCTGAAGGATGAAGTTGAAACTCCGAGTCATGTTAGAAAGATGATTGAG GTGTTCGACAACCGTAACGAGATGATAGAAGAAAACGGGCCGGCGGACTCAGCACCTGTAGTGGCCGCGGTAGGCGTGTGCGTGTCCCCGTACCACTACCGCGCTGTACTCGTCGCTCTGTGCGTTCTTCTGTCCCTTCTGTTGGCTATGCTGACCGCTGCACTGTATATTTACAA ACGGTATTGGCGCGTGTTACGCAAGAACATCGAGGTGACGTCGGCGCCCATGCACCGAGcagctgcgcccgcgccgcgtcCTACGCGACCTTCTCTGTTCGCCGCCTCACATCTACATAAACCATTCTCATTAAG tgGACTGGGAAGAAACTTCTCCGAAATAGGCGAGGAAGCAGGCTCGTCAGGACGTTTGGCAAACGCATTCGACGATGGCAGTGAACCAATATACACAGACCCCTCACTTTTCGAACGGTCTAGGTCTCTCCGATCGCTGCATTCACTGGATTTGAAACCCGATCGTCGTGAACATCACGCATGA